One Alphaproteobacteria bacterium genomic region harbors:
- a CDS encoding MerR family DNA-binding transcriptional regulator: MEKTEKTYTIGELAQEFETTPRAIRFYEEKKLIKPRRNGQGRLYGRRERARLLLIMRGKRLGFRLDDIKEMLDLYDIGDGQEAQLRLLHVKCLERMASLRSQRRDIDEALGELDESCAMIIRYLDDKGCDTRDLESAPNQA; the protein is encoded by the coding sequence GTGGAAAAAACCGAAAAAACATACACCATCGGTGAATTGGCCCAGGAGTTCGAAACCACGCCGCGGGCCATCCGCTTCTACGAGGAAAAGAAACTGATCAAGCCCCGGCGCAACGGCCAGGGCCGCCTCTACGGGCGCCGCGAACGGGCGCGCCTGTTGCTCATCATGCGCGGAAAAAGGCTCGGCTTCCGGCTCGACGACATCAAGGAGATGCTCGACCTCTACGATATCGGCGACGGCCAGGAGGCCCAGTTGCGCCTGCTTCACGTCAAATGCCTGGAGCGCATGGCCAGCCTGCGGAGCCAACGGCGCGACATCGACGAGGCGCTGGGCGAACTCGACGAAAGTTGTGCCATGATCATCCGCTATCTCGATGACAAAGGCTGCGACACCCGGGATCTCGAGAGCGCGCCGAACCAGGCCTGA